A genome region from Mercenaria mercenaria strain notata chromosome 11, MADL_Memer_1, whole genome shotgun sequence includes the following:
- the LOC123532410 gene encoding T-cell-specific guanine nucleotide triphosphate-binding protein 2-like: MATTGCDQSNSNGKGDGKKSEGIPDKVSQNSDKANKKHEIPDQMANTGCGQSTANSKGNEDGKKSDGISDKVLEKLDDGYKKHGIPGITDCVKAHLNDWKSGSLNIAIVGNSGVGKSSYINALLGLSADDKGAAPVGVVETTVTLTPFSHPENKNLTLWDLPGVGTPNFPKDGYLQKKNFKKYDFFLVLTATLFTENDIWLAQKISDLGKKFYFIRTKIDLDISNDQIAHPKTHTRDNVIQTVRSDCINKLEHQKFTNPRVFIISNFGVTEFDFGKLSECLIRDAPDFKREAFTLSLSVLTEEIIRAKEKYLKKRIYIVSIASAAAAAVPIPGVGFTVDVSTLLEEALFYRKQLRLDDASVEESAAVLNISVTELKKRLNLQSQLISYTTRGLLAFFGSLGISKLSENMLKVALPLIGCFIAASMSYGVQVYCLKQLLDTMVNDALKINEEMNVIFASNTI, from the exons ATGGCAACCACAGGTTGTGATCAATCGAACAGTAATGGAAAAGGAGATGGAAAGAAATCTGAAGGCATCCCTGATAAAGTATCACAGAATTCAGACAAGGCGAATAAGAAACATGAAATACCAG ATCAGATGGCAAACACAGGTTGTGGTCAATCAACAGCCAACAGCAAAGGAAATGAAGATGGAAAGAAATCTGATGGCATCTCTGATAAAGTACTAGAAAAGTTGGACGACGGGTATAAGAAACATGGCATACCCGGTATAACTGATTGCGTAAAAGCACACCTGAATGATTGGAAATCAGGTTCTCTAAATATTGCTATCGTAGGAAATAGTGGGGTTGGGAAATCAAGCTACATAAATGCCTTACTTGGTTTGTCAGCTGATGATAAGGGGGCTGCACCAGTTGGAGTGGTTGAAACAACTGTCACTCTTACACCTTTTTCGCATCctgaaaacaaaaacttaacattGTGGGATTTGCCTGGGGTAGGAACTCCAAATTTCCCCAAAGATGGCTatcttcagaaaaaaaactttaaaaaatacgaTTTCTTTCTGGTATTGACAGCAACCCTATTCACAGAGAATGATATTTGGTTGGCACAAAAGATAAGTGATTTaggaaagaaattttattttatcagaaCTAAAATTGACTTGGACATATCAAACGATCAGATTGCCCATCCTAAAACCCATACAAGGGATAATGTCATACAAACAGTACGTTCAGACTGTATTAACAAGTTGGAACATCAAAAATTTACAAATCCTCGCGTCTTCATCATCAGCAATTTTGGTGTGACCGAGTTTGACTTCGGGAAATTGTCAGAATGTCTAATTCGGGATGCTCCTGACTTCAAAAGGGAAGCATTTACTCTATCATTAAGCGTTCTCACCGAAGAAATTATCAGAGCCAAAGAAAAGTATCTAAAGAAAAGAATATACATTGTTTCGATTGCCTCGGCTGCAGCTGCTGCTGTTCCAATACCAGGCGTAGGCTTTACTGTCGATGTATCAACTCTTCTTGAAGAAGCACTGTTCTACCGAAAGCAACTGCGACTGGATGATGCGTCAGTTGAAGAAAGTGCCGCAGTTTTGAATATTTCAGTCACTGAGTTGAAGAAAAGATTAAATTTACAAAGTCAGCTTATTTCATACACGACAAGAGGTCTTCTTGCATTCTTCGGTTCCCTGGGAATATCGAAACTTTccgaaaacatgttaaaagtaGCACTTCCGCTCATCGGTTGCTTCATTGCTGCCAGTATGTCCTACGGAGTTCAAGTGTACTGTTTAAAACAACTGTTGGATACAATGGTAAATGATGCATTGAAGATCAATGAAGAGATGAATGTCATCTTTGCCAGCAACACCATTTAA